One Ooceraea biroi isolate clonal line C1 chromosome 6, Obir_v5.4, whole genome shotgun sequence genomic window carries:
- the LOC113562119 gene encoding uncharacterized protein LOC113562119 — translation MLINDTVMELEGHKNDAINSIEKLHLQEQDEKEKDEVNLTSNEDIDAIQMYDSTIEIVGFIDGIEAPRYVGENKHFKFFKFYINNGCGKRIQIVAWNDEIDCIEHKIKSNSIIHIFGRSSSKNT, via the exons aTGTTGATAAATGATACCGTAATGGAGTTAGAAGGTCATAAAAATGACGCAATAAAtagtattgaaaaattacatttgcaaGAACAagatgagaaagaaaaagatgaagtGAATTTAACATCGAACGAGGATATCGATGCAATACAAATGTATGATTCAACGAT cgAAATAGTAGGTTTCATTGATGGTATTGAGGCACCCCGTTATGTAGGTGAAAATAAAcactttaaattttttaaattttatattaataacggTTGTGGAAAACGAATACAAATAGTTGCATGGAACGATGAAATTGATTGTATCGAacataaaatcaaatcaaattcT atcatacatatatttggACGGAGTTCAAGCAAGAATACCTAA
- the LOC105284438 gene encoding uncharacterized protein LOC105284438 isoform X2: protein MVFAGARCLKLHRIMLTIVGLWPYQKTVIWQIQAVFFFGVYCCMLFSQFTPFLTTTCTMECIIKRFTHICITFVFILLYYSFYFNSEAVKQMVEHMHFDWKMFANSDAIKIFEEYLFESYIFALSLCFLYVISAFFVAIVESKSIILDVIAPMNESRPRKLDLDIEFFVNEEQYFFFYLVQELLGLGIGTWSMLTTGTFLTTVTKHLCATYKIVRFCKSLVLSFDIWYFPIVFIGVLSLSGILFRLYNDIMQFDDLYDILAYFGVLVCYLLYMFMTNFLAQSYTDHSVEVLESTYDTLWYVAPLPIQKLFLIMQKSIRSHKIVVGGLFVASIEGFSTLVTSAVSYFTVMHAMRL, encoded by the exons atggtatttgcaggGGCACGTTGTTTAAAACTCCATCGAATTATGCTTACGATTGTGGGATTATGGCCATATCAGAAAACAGTTATTTGGCAAATACaagcagttttctttttcggTGTATACTGCTGCATGTTATTTTCTCAG TTTACGCCGTTCTTAACGACGACTTGTACTATGGAATGTATCATAAAAAGATTTACACATATTTGTATTactttcgtttttattttgctttaCTACTCATTCTACTTCAATTCTGAAGCT GTAAAGCAAATGGTTGAACATATGCACTTTGACTGGAAAATGTTTGCAAATAGtgatgcaataaaaatatttgaagaatatctcttcgaatcttatatttttgcattatctCTGTGCT TTCTTTATGTAATATCTGCATTTTTCGTTGCGATTGTCGAAAGTAAATCTATTATCCTTGATGTTATCGCACCAATGAATGAATCTCGACCACGAAAACTTGATTTAGATATTGAATTCTTCGTCAATGAagaacaatatttctttttctatttagTGCAGGAGTTATTAGGATTAGGGATCGGTACTTGGTCGATGCTTACGACTGGAACGTTCCTAACGACAGTAACAAAACACTTATGTGccacatataaaattgttag ATTCTGCAAAAGCTTGGTTCTTTCGTTTGATATATGGTATTTTCCAATAGTTTTTATTGGCGTCTTGTCCTTAAGTGGCATTCTATTTCGC ctatataatgatataatgcaGTTCGATGACTTGTATGATATTTTAGCATACTTTGGAGTTTTAGTTTGTTATTTGCTATACATGTTTATGACAAACTTTCTTGCACAGTCTTACACTGACCACAGTGTAGAAGTATTAGAATCTac ATATGATACTCTTTGGTATGTAGCACCATTGCCGATACAGAAATTGTtcttaattatgcaaaaatctaTAAGGAGTCATAAAATAGTAGTGGGTGGGCTTTTTGTTGCGTCCATAGAAGGATTTTCTacg CTTGTGACTTCCGctgtatcatattttactgttatgCACGCTATGCGTTTATGA
- the LOC105284438 gene encoding uncharacterized protein LOC105284438 isoform X1, with product MVFAGARCLKLHRIMLTIVGLWPYQKTVIWQIQAVFFFGVYCCMLFSQFTPFLTTTCTMECIIKRFTHICITFVFILLYYSFYFNSEAVKQMVEHMHFDWKMFANSDAIKIFEEYLFESYIFALSLCFLYVISAFFVAIVESKSIILDVIAPMNESRPRKLDLDIEFFVNEEQYFFFYLVQELLGLGIGTWSMLTTGTFLTTVTKHLCATYKIVSYLIQNTVTVHTLQLPIVQRIQYMNRNICLSVYIHRRTLAFCKSLVLSFDIWYFPIVFIGVLSLSGILFRLYNDIMQFDDLYDILAYFGVLVCYLLYMFMTNFLAQSYTDHSVEVLESTYDTLWYVAPLPIQKLFLIMQKSIRSHKIVVGGLFVASIEGFSTLVTSAVSYFTVMHAMRL from the exons atggtatttgcaggGGCACGTTGTTTAAAACTCCATCGAATTATGCTTACGATTGTGGGATTATGGCCATATCAGAAAACAGTTATTTGGCAAATACaagcagttttctttttcggTGTATACTGCTGCATGTTATTTTCTCAG TTTACGCCGTTCTTAACGACGACTTGTACTATGGAATGTATCATAAAAAGATTTACACATATTTGTATTactttcgtttttattttgctttaCTACTCATTCTACTTCAATTCTGAAGCT GTAAAGCAAATGGTTGAACATATGCACTTTGACTGGAAAATGTTTGCAAATAGtgatgcaataaaaatatttgaagaatatctcttcgaatcttatatttttgcattatctCTGTGCT TTCTTTATGTAATATCTGCATTTTTCGTTGCGATTGTCGAAAGTAAATCTATTATCCTTGATGTTATCGCACCAATGAATGAATCTCGACCACGAAAACTTGATTTAGATATTGAATTCTTCGTCAATGAagaacaatatttctttttctatttagTGCAGGAGTTATTAGGATTAGGGATCGGTACTTGGTCGATGCTTACGACTGGAACGTTCCTAACGACAGTAACAAAACACTTATGTGccacatataaaattgttag TTATTTAATCCAAAATACAGTAACGGTCCATACGTTACAACTTCCTATTGTTCAAAGAATACAATACATGAACCGGAATATTTGTCTTTCAGTTTACATTCATAGAAGAACATTGGC ATTCTGCAAAAGCTTGGTTCTTTCGTTTGATATATGGTATTTTCCAATAGTTTTTATTGGCGTCTTGTCCTTAAGTGGCATTCTATTTCGC ctatataatgatataatgcaGTTCGATGACTTGTATGATATTTTAGCATACTTTGGAGTTTTAGTTTGTTATTTGCTATACATGTTTATGACAAACTTTCTTGCACAGTCTTACACTGACCACAGTGTAGAAGTATTAGAATCTac ATATGATACTCTTTGGTATGTAGCACCATTGCCGATACAGAAATTGTtcttaattatgcaaaaatctaTAAGGAGTCATAAAATAGTAGTGGGTGGGCTTTTTGTTGCGTCCATAGAAGGATTTTCTacg CTTGTGACTTCCGctgtatcatattttactgttatgCACGCTATGCGTTTATGA